The bacterium DNA segment TTGGTGGCGGATATTCACTTTAACTTCCGGATGGCGCTCGATGCGATGGAAACTGGAGCAATCGATAAAATTCGGATTAATCCCGGGAATATTGGCGATTCCGCTCGTTTCCGAGAGGTATTACGTGAGGCGAAAGCGCGAAACATTCCGATTCGCATCGGGGTAAACAGCGGTTCCCTCGAAGAGGATTTAATTGAAAAATACCACGGAGTTACCCCTCAAGGGATGATTGAATCGGCAATGCGGCAGGTGGAGCTGTTGGGGGAAGAAGACTACCATAACGCGGTCTTTTCGCTAAAGGCGACCGATGTCCCATTTATGATTGAAGCATATCGCGGCTTTGCGGCGCTATCCGATTATCCCCTCCACTTGGGAGTCACGGAAGCCGGCCCAGTAGGTGCTGGTACGGTGAAATCGGCGATAGGCATCGGAACGCTGCTCGCTGATGGTATCGGTGATACGATCCGGGTGAGCCTTACCGCGGACGTTGTAGAGGAGATAAAAACCGGATTTTCGATACTTCGCTCGCTAAACCTTTACAACGACGGCGTTAACATAATCGCTTGTCCGACCTGTGGTAGAATTCAGGTCGATCTTGTGAAATTGGTCGCCGAAGTGGAGCGACGGGTGTCACATATTCGCAAGTCGATCAACGTAGCCTTAATGGGGTGTGCCGTAAATGGTCCAGGAGAATCGCGAGAAGCTGACATTGGGGTTGCATGTGGCAAGGGTTCAGGCTTATTGTTTAGAAACGGAGAAGTTGTCCGGAAAATTAAAGAGGAAGAGATTGTCGACGTTTTAGTTGCGGAAATCGAGGCATGGGAACCCAATTCCGCAAATGAAAAGCCGAAACATACTCCAATCATGCTTATGAACGGCTAACACGGAGGCGAGTATGAAGAGGTCTTACCTGCGTTTTATAGCGCTCATTTTCCTGTTGAGCGCCGTTACGATTGCATCGGCAAGCCGTTGGCAGGGCTTGGACGAAGGTTTTTCGGTCGAGTATTCGAGTACCGATAGTATCCGGTTGCGTTGGAATGCCTCCAATGTAAATGCCCCTTATTTACGATACTTGCAGCGTGAAAACCCCTCGGTGGATGAACTATGTGCAGCATGTTGGGTCGCTGTTCCTCGCGGTAAACGTCCCTCGCTCACTCGTGTTACTGGTTTTCCCCAAAACGGCACAGTCTTTCTTGGCGATCCGCACTGTATGCGTGACCTCTGGATGGTTCCGATCAATGTGCAGATGTTAACTCCCGCACTTGCGGAAGGGAACGTCACAACCGGAACTATTACAATTTCTTTTGCAGTCGATACGAATTCTCCGAGTGTTCTAACTCGCGGCATTTCGACGGTGTTTTCTCCACTCTATCATACTTTTGTGCCCAATTTTAACGACGTTACCCCGAACAATAACATCTTTTTACCACCGCAAATTCTGGTGATTGCTCCGGCGACACTGGTTCCAACACAGACGAATCCACTGACCAGTTGGATAAATTGGCGCAAGTCGC contains these protein-coding regions:
- the ispG gene encoding flavodoxin-dependent (E)-4-hydroxy-3-methylbut-2-enyl-diphosphate synthase, whose protein sequence is MLKPRHRTREVKIGNITIGGDNRVAVQSMCMTHTPDVKATVEQIKRLEEARCDIVRVTGPDKESVLALPEIKKQISIPLVADIHFNFRMALDAMETGAIDKIRINPGNIGDSARFREVLREAKARNIPIRIGVNSGSLEEDLIEKYHGVTPQGMIESAMRQVELLGEEDYHNAVFSLKATDVPFMIEAYRGFAALSDYPLHLGVTEAGPVGAGTVKSAIGIGTLLADGIGDTIRVSLTADVVEEIKTGFSILRSLNLYNDGVNIIACPTCGRIQVDLVKLVAEVERRVSHIRKSINVALMGCAVNGPGESREADIGVACGKGSGLLFRNGEVVRKIKEEEIVDVLVAEIEAWEPNSANEKPKHTPIMLMNG
- a CDS encoding C25 family cysteine peptidase yields the protein MKRSYLRFIALIFLLSAVTIASASRWQGLDEGFSVEYSSTDSIRLRWNASNVNAPYLRYLQRENPSVDELCAACWVAVPRGKRPSLTRVTGFPQNGTVFLGDPHCMRDLWMVPINVQMLTPALAEGNVTTGTITISFAVDTNSPSVLTRGISTVFSPLYHTFVPNFNDVTPNNNIFLPPQILVIAPATLVPTQTNPLTSWINWRKSLGWQVRVATLTEIGGNNVTTIQNWIQNAYNTWQNPPDAVYLVGDDSQIETPLTYTDDPSTIFSSGSGGQPFPGNYSDDNNYVRLDGPMWRTSMPDPLPDMLIGRMLAASVADVSTQGTKTAFYEQLPDTCTWLNRAVVGADQESETQRATKRWTANRMLENGTTYIDSLYTSSSGTNLNELIRTGRSVVNYRG